The Pseudarthrobacter sulfonivorans genome includes a window with the following:
- a CDS encoding aspartate/glutamate racemase family protein yields the protein MTIRIWHQSYTDLTALPGYAQMLAEHAARICGPDVDVVLHGVDPGTYPKGFMAVDVGGFEMVRTLIDQQIVRNCMRAEEQGFDAVAISCFVDPGLDLARSLVDIPVVSSCQTSLLVSATMGTRFGMIGLDRNMADILTGLVDRYGFRDKVVRIASPEPPLRENELDAAFADPAHILDRLTQEIAKLIAEGADVIIPAEGVLNTLLVHGGVQRVQDVPVLDSYGALLSYALMLVQLQETSGLRAGRTGHYARPPAGLVRHVQRVSAQGWDT from the coding sequence ATGACCATCCGAATCTGGCACCAAAGTTATACAGACCTGACGGCATTGCCCGGTTATGCGCAGATGCTTGCCGAGCATGCGGCACGGATCTGCGGTCCCGACGTTGATGTCGTACTCCACGGGGTTGATCCAGGCACATATCCAAAGGGGTTTATGGCTGTGGACGTCGGAGGCTTCGAGATGGTGAGGACGCTGATCGATCAGCAGATCGTCAGGAACTGCATGCGCGCCGAGGAACAAGGGTTCGATGCCGTGGCCATCAGTTGCTTCGTAGATCCTGGCCTGGACCTTGCCCGCAGCCTGGTCGACATACCCGTTGTCAGCTCCTGCCAGACATCACTCCTCGTGTCCGCCACGATGGGGACCCGGTTCGGCATGATCGGACTCGACCGGAACATGGCAGACATCCTCACCGGGCTGGTCGATCGATACGGTTTTCGCGACAAAGTCGTTCGCATTGCGTCTCCCGAGCCTCCGCTCCGTGAGAACGAGCTGGACGCTGCCTTCGCCGACCCTGCTCATATTCTGGACCGACTGACGCAGGAGATTGCCAAGCTCATAGCGGAAGGCGCAGACGTCATCATCCCGGCTGAGGGCGTGCTGAATACTCTCCTCGTGCATGGCGGAGTGCAAAGAGTGCAGGACGTACCAGTGCTGGATTCCTATGGGGCGCTACTCAGTTACGCTCTGATGCTCGTCCAGCTCCAGGAGACGTCCGGGCTGAGAGCCGGCCGAACGGGCCATTATGCACGCCCGCCGGCGGGCCTGGTACGCCATGTCCAGCGTGTATCAGCCCAAGGCTGGGACACATAG